The genomic region GCTTCTCCTCACTCGTGCCAAATGACAGTGCAGTACAGTAGTGTGGCGTCAGTGACAGTCAGCCACCTATTCCCATGCCCTTAGGGTATAGGCTTCAGAACTTGACCATAGTCAAGGCCTCTGGGGAAACCCTTCATCGGTTTGAGGGCCACTTGTTCCTTTTGGGACCCTCACTGAGTGTCTCTGGGAATTCTCACAGTTAGGGCTTCACAGAAAACCAGCAGACTAGTTCTTTTCTCGTCCTGCCACCCACAGCACCCACAAGCCCCATGTACAGCCATGCTCCCTGGCAGAGCTGGGAAGACAGGCGGCCGCTGCTATGTATCAGATCTCATATGTGCTGACACAGACCCGAGGGCTTCTCCTTCCGCCACCCCATTTTCCCCCAGCAGAATCTGCTAAACGGGCCCTGCAGCTTTGGCAGGCACCAGGAGGTCCCCACCTCCTGAGGAGGGCCTGAGTGTTGGCCCTGACCagtttctctttccatttgtAATCAGCAAGGTATGGGTGGGACAGTCACtgtggactggccttggactttgGCCTGATCTCCATGGCTCCTCCTCAGCCCCAGTGAGGGGCCCTGGCCTTGGTTTCTGATCTCATCTAACACAGCTCTCTGGCATTGGCTGGGGGCTGGGGCAAGGCAGAGAAATAataccctcttccctcccccaccctaaGCTGCTCTTTCTTGTCCAGCTCCTTGCTGGAGCCTTAGATGTGGGAGAAGGAAGCAGAAGACATcctgggttattttggagatggtttttGGCGAAAGCTACCAGTCTTTTGGGCTGGAAAGGGAAGAAGCCCTGAGAAAGGGGCGCCAGCAATGGCCAGGCTGCTTCTCCGGTGCTCGGTGTTCTGGACAGCAACCGTGCACTTTGATCTGCAGCTGGAGGTGGGCCCTTTCCTGGACGGAACAGGGGAGAGGGCAGGTGGGAGCGGGTGTATGAGGTAGGCCCTCTGTGCAGAGCCACGCCTATTTGCAGCAGCCCAGGAGCAGAAGAACATGACAGTGCCTTGCCTGCATCTTCCAGCTTTCTGCTGGGAATGGCGGACACCAGCCTTCAGAGCCACTCTGGGGATTCTGCAGCCTTTTGCAGCCTTCTGGGCCCCAACCCCTTTCAATACTGTCCCAAGGTGGGGAGAAGCGGGCTTCTTGCAGAGCAGTCTTTGCACTGGGGTGGGGAGGTCCCTGAGTGGGCTTGCTTTTTCCATTCTAGGCCGGTGGGGGGGGAAGCAGAGGGGGATGAAAAGCAGATGGATGGCAGCCTTCTTCCCCAGCAGCTCCTCCTGTTCTTCCACTTCCCCTCCCCAGCGTCACTGGCCTGACCAGAAGCCCATCTTCTTCTCTGCTTTTCCAGGCAGCTTCCTTAGGTGTGAGGGCCAGGACTGAGGGAGGGATAGGCTCACAGGAGCCCAGGAAGGCAGGCGGAGCGAGGGCTCACCATCACGGGCTGCTGGGTTGGCACAGAGGAGCCCACAaccctgagtcatttcctctagCAGTGCTGAAGAGTGTCCATTTGCCCTCCTAAACCTCCCTTCAGACTTCGGACTTCTGCAGAATGTGCCGGTGTGACGttctcctctcccttctgccATCTCCCCTTGGTCCTCATCACCTTGATTTCCCTCCCACACTGCCGACTTGGGACTTGGTCTCAAGATCCTTTTCCTTTCAATTGAACAAGATATATGTAATAGCTACATTTTAGACCAGGACAGGGGTGGAGCAGTCAGCAGTTGAATGGAAGCTCTAGAACCCGTATACAGACTGGTGCAAATGGACACAGTAGATTGCTTCAGCTTCTGGAACTTAAGCACTCAGGATAAGGAACAGAATCCTGCTGTAGACTTGGAGCCCCTTCCCCTACTGTAAAAGGAAGTGGTCCAGAGATGGTGGAGCATTCTTTGATGGTGCCCACCAAAACCAAGGAAAATTTGTATTTTAGCTGCTTAAACTTAGAAGTTGCAATCCAGCTCCCTCTGTCTTGCTCTTCCTCCAGGACCTCTATGTACACCCCACTCCCACTGGCTTCCCAGTGCTCCAGTGCAGGGAGAGCTGGACCCAGCGTCTCCTCCATGCCAACCGAAATGCCAGCTGCAATCCCCTCATGCAGCAGGGGCTGCCTTGCTACCACCACTGAGCCAGCCTCACCATGGCTGTGCTGGAAGGGGTTAAAAACTGCAGCACTAAAGCTGACTTCAGTCCTTTGCCACTACTGCTACTGCCTACTGCAGTACCCTCCCAGCATTGGTCCTCCCTGCCCAtaaagaaacagaacagaatgGTGCCCTGTGCCTGCCCATGCACTATGGCTGGAACAGCCACCTCCTGCCTGACCAGGGTTCCTCCAGCACCAGAGCAACTCAGAGGCACCAGTTAGAAGAATTTTTGCCACTTGGGTCCACACTGCCTGGGCCTAGCACCTCCAAATAGATGACACAGAAACCAGCGAAATAGCCCCAGACACTTTCCCTCTGTCCTCCCCAAGGACTGGCCTGTTTTGATTTGGAGCTTTGCAGAGCTGCTTGGTTAGGCTCCTTCCTGCCACCGCCACCACTGAGGCTCCCAGCAGCTCCACACAGCTGTTCCTTGCCAGCATAGCCGCTTTGGGACCAGCAGCATTTCTTCCTGCCCGTGGGTCTGGGCAGCTTAACTTGGCCTGCATCAGACAGGCCTGGGTTTCCCCACCCTAGCACCCAGCTTTGGGCCCCGACTCTGGCATGCAACTCCCTTGCCCAGCAGGACAGCCATGTGGAACTGGCCTCACCGGGGCAGGGCTGGGTGGAGTAAGGAAGATGCATCCAGGGCTGTGGCCTGCTGGCCCAGTGACTTactctccttcctgcttttctaggCTGACCAGCTGACTGAGGAGCAGATTGCAGGTGAGTTTGTCCACCCTGTGACCTGGTCCTGTCATCTTCCTCAAGAAAGCCTGTGCCCCAGCCCAATCTTCCCACCCAAGGACAGCATCTGATAGATGAGTGTATGTCCCCAGTGTTGTGCCCGTGCTAGCGTTCCTAAATAGGCATGAGAGCTCAGCAGCGCCCGCTACACCCACCCCATGCCCCAGTGCGGACCTCTGCCCAGTGGCAAAGATCCTGCTTGTCTCCGTGGCTCATTTGGACATTAGTGGCTGTAGGCTGAACCCAGCTCCCTGCTCCAGCCAGGCAAGCTGAGGTGAGCTGCTGCCCCACTTAACGAGCCGCCTCTGCACTTGCTCGGCTTTCACTTCCTTTTGCATGTGCTTGTGCTCAGCTTTTTCCTCTGTGGGAAGTGCTGCTCCCAGCTCTGCCTGGGCAGCTTCTCCTCCAGGTCTCAGCCTTCCTGACCCTAACTCAGTTAGGCAGCCTCCTTCACTCTCACACCGCCTGCCTATGTCCTGCGGGCTGCTCTCTCTGGCCACAGGCATTGTGTGTCTTCACCTCTTGGATCTTCTGTCACTCCAAGTTCACTCTGCTCTGGGAGCAGACTTGGGACTTGTCTTACACTCCCTGCCATGTACTCAGTGCTCAGGACACAGTGAGTGCTCCGTGAGTTCTTGCTgtctgaacaatgaacagaaatGGTCATATATCTTGCAGTAGGCTAAAAGAAGTCTCCGAACGTTTTTTTCCTGTAAAACTCCAGACAGCTCAGCTGCACATGTGTTGTGTGATGGAGCGTCCTTCCATGTTTTCCCCTCCCCAGACTGAGATGCCTGGGGAGCTCAGAGGCCGACTCTTGGTTTATCTTGGGCTGACACAAAGTAGAGCAGAGGGAAAGTTCAGGAATGGCCCTGGGGCCAGCCAGCCACCCCACCCCAGCCTTGCTGTCAGGATCAGCCTGCTGTGGCACAAAGGCAGAACGCCCAGCCTCAGTGGGAGGAGGCAAGGCAGACTCACCTTTTTGCCTGTCCCTCCTCCGGCCCCCAACACTTGGAGCTTCTTCACTTAGGCTCTGGGCCGGAAGACCCAGAGGAAGCCAGACAGCTGCCTTGTTGGCCAATCATGAGCTTAGGGGCCTTGTGACCGCTCCCTGCCCCCAGCAGCAAGGCCTCCGCACAGGGGGATGGCAGCATCCCCGAGGAGACTTGGACTGTTTCCCCAGGGCCCGAAGGCTCTGCCCAGCAGTGTGTCCCTCCCCCACCTGCCACCCACACCCAGTCCTGCCTTCCTGTCACACAAGCACGCACTCCACCTTTCACCCTGTCCCCATTAGCAACTGTCCAGCATGTCACCCTAGCCCACACCATCTGGGAATGGTTTGCGGGGGCCACCAGGTGCCAAAGTAGCCCAGTGGGAGGCAAGAGCCACGTGCTTCTCTCCCCCCTGATGTGGCCCCAGCTGTGGCCTTCCCACTCGGCGCTAACGCTCCTCATCCTCCTGGCTTGGCAGCCGTCCCCTTGcctcctgtcccccaccccacgCACAGACCGTCAGCTGTGCTCTGCTGCCGACCACCCCCGTGCGTCACCGCCCCACAGGCTCAGCTCCTCTAAAAGTGAGTAGCGCCCATAGCTGGAGACTGGGCTGGCAGTGCCTGTCAGAGGGGCCTGGTGCCCACATCTCTTTGGCCAGCCAAAGACCCCTCCCACCAGTTGACGTTGGCCAGCACTCTTCAGATGAATTCTGGCTCTCATCCACCCATCACTTTGGTCCATTTCGTCACCTGAGGAAGAGGCCAAAGTCAGGGACCAAGAAGCAGTGGAGACTTACCTGAGGACAGCTGTCAGctgtttctcagtttcttcattgagCTCCGTAGGCTGACGAGATGGTTTCTTTGCAGAGTAGAGGTTCCATAGCCCTCGAAGGAAAGCAGGAAGGTTCTGAGTGCTAAGAGGGGTGGGCCAGAATCCAGGTCTGACTCCGTTTCCCAGGGTGGGGTTGACTGGCCTCCCTCCAGAGGGGGCGTCCTGCACCCCGGGGTTAGGGCTACCTGCGGGCCTCTACCCGGCCCCCCGCACATTGTTTCTTGCAGAGTTCAAGGAGGCCTTCTCACTCTTTGACAAGGATGGAGATGGTACTATTACCACCAAAGAGCTGGGGACTGTCATGAGGTCCCTGGGGCAGAACCCCACGGAGGCAGAGCTGCAGGACATGATCAACGAGGTGGACGCAGACGGTGAGCCACCCTCCCAGCCCCCCAGAGACAGCCATGCCCCCTCTCCTTCCCGGGGCTCTGGAGCCCCACCCCTCACTTCCCTGCCTTCCAGGCAATGGGACCATTGACTTCCCCGAGTTCCTCACCATGATGGCCAGAAAGATGAAGGACACAGACAGCGAGGAGGAGATCCGAGAAGCATTCCGTGTCTTTGACAAGGTATGCAGTCTTTTTCCAGGGTGCTTGGGAGACTGATGACCTTCAACAGCCTGCAAAGCCAGACCACCATTTTCGGGAAGTCAGAGCTGG from Castor canadensis chromosome 16, mCasCan1.hap1v2, whole genome shotgun sequence harbors:
- the Calm3 gene encoding calmodulin-3 produces the protein MADQLTEEQIAEFKEAFSLFDKDGDGTITTKELGTVMRSLGQNPTEAELQDMINEVDADGNGTIDFPEFLTMMARKMKDTDSEEEIREAFRVFDKDGNGYISAAELRHVMTNLGEKLTDEEVDEMIREADIDGDGQVNYEEFVQMMTAK